In Elephas maximus indicus isolate mEleMax1 chromosome 7, mEleMax1 primary haplotype, whole genome shotgun sequence, the following proteins share a genomic window:
- the LOC126080583 gene encoding olfactory receptor 9I1-like: MAKRNLTTVTEFILVGFTDHPELAVPLFLVFLGFYLVTLLGNVGMIVLIQVDAQLHTPMYFFLSHLALLDACYASVIIPQILATLATGKTAISYGRCAAQFFFFTICAGTECYLLAAMAYDRFVAISNPLSYNVAMTPGTYRGLLAGAYVCGVLAAILRTTCTFTLSFCDNNQINFFFCDMPPLLKLACSSMTQSEIIILFFAKSMFLANVVFILVSYMLIIRAILKVKSTGGRAKTFSTCTSHLTTVILFFGTLAFMYERSNSDKSLEEDKIVSLFYTVVIPMLNPLIYSLRNKDVKAAFRKVTSKLQVPKGCNCG, encoded by the coding sequence ATGGCCAAGAGAAATCTCACCACTGTGACAGAATTTATTCTTGTGGGCTTCACTGATCACCCTGAACTGGCCGTTCCTCTCTTCCTAGTGTTTCTCGGTTTCTATCTAGTCACTCTTCTGGGGAATGTGGGGATGATTGTTCTAATTCAAGTAGATGCCCAACTCCACACCCCAATGTACTTCTTCCTGAGCCATCTTGCCCTCTTGGATGCCTGCTATGCCTCTGTCATCATTCCTCAGATACTGGCCACGCTGGCCACAGGCAAGACAGCCATCTCCTATGGCCGCTGTGCTGCCCAGTTCTTTTTCTTCACCATCTGTGCAGGCACGGAGTGTTATCTGCTGGCtgcaatggcctatgaccgctttgTTGCCATTAGTAACCCACTGAGCTACAATGTGGCTATGACTCCAGGTACCTACAGGGGCTTACTGGCTGGGGCCTATGTCTGTGGGGTATTGGCAGCCATTCTACGTACCACATGCACCTTCACCCTCTCCTTCTGTGACAACAATCAAATCAACTTCTTCTTCTGTGATATGCCACCCCTGCTGAAGCTTGCCTGCAGCAGCATGACCCAAAGTGAGATTatcatcctcttttttgccaaATCCATGTTCCTTGCCAATGTTGTGTTCATCCTGGTCTCCTACATGCTCATCATCAGAGCTATCTTGAAGGTGAAGTCTACTGGTGGTCGGGCCAAGACTTTCTCTACCTGTACCTCCCATCTGACCACAGTGATTCTCTTCTTTGGGACACTTGCCTTCATGTATGAGAGGAGTAACTCTGACAAATCCCTAGAGGAGGACAAGATTGTGTCTCTCTTCTACACTGTGGTcatccccatgctgaaccccttgatctacagcctgaggaacaaagatgtgaaAGCTGCATTCAGAAAAGTCACTAGTAAACTCCAGGTACCCAAAGGATGTAACTGTGGGTGA